ATTATAGGTGATACAACCTGAGCAGTATACCTTCTGTCTCCCGGCTCATCAGCTACAATAGAGATGGTTTTTTCATCAGGTGATTTAACCAGGAAAACTGACTTTTCCTCTATAACCTTTTCTATGTCGGAACTTAATTGTTTTTCCAAAAAGTCTCTTTTTGAAGCTCCTGATACTGCAATTATTGAGTCCCTGTCAGCTATGCAAGTAATATGACCTATTGTTTTATGAAGGGTCTCAGCATATTGAGCTGCAAATTCTCCCAATTCTCCTATCGGAGAATATTTCTTTAGGATAACTTCGCCTTCTTTATCAGTAAATATTTCAAGAGGATCCCCTTCTCTTATTCTCAATGTTC
This sequence is a window from Pseudobacteroides sp.. Protein-coding genes within it:
- the spoVT gene encoding stage V sporulation protein T, with the protein product MRATGIVRRIDDLGRVVIPKEIRRTLRIREGDPLEIFTDKEGEVILKKYSPIGELGEFAAQYAETLHKTIGHITCIADRDSIIAVSGASKRDFLEKQLSSDIEKVIEEKSVFLVKSPDEKTISIVADEPGDRRYTAQVVSPIISEGDPIGAVILLSMDPNTRMGEVEAKLAQSASGFLGKQMEQ